One Setaria italica strain Yugu1 chromosome I, Setaria_italica_v2.0, whole genome shotgun sequence DNA window includes the following coding sequences:
- the LOC101785818 gene encoding aspartyl protease family protein 2, whose protein sequence is MAQPVESSLLLFLVLLSPLVASAGIAKLNSSSPLFGIEFPPFNTAVSDTGCDGKLVVAEEARDEQTQPASLSPSLKLQMTRRAAAAGWTRKDSFLDSAQKDAVRIETMHRRAAARAGGERAYSPRRALSERLVATVESGVAVGSGEYLMDVYVGTPPRRFQMIMDTGSDLNWLQCAPCLDCFEQRGPVFDPAASSSYRNVTCGDQRCGLVAPPEAPRACHRPGEDPCPYYYWYGDQSNTTGDLALESFTVNLTAPGASRRVDGVVFGCGHRNRGLFHGAAGLLGLGRGPLSFASQLRAVYGHTFSYCLVDHGSDVASKVVFGDDDALLLAHPRLNYTAFAPASSPADTFYYVQLKGVLVGGELLNISSDTWGVSKDGSGGTIIDSGTTLSYFAEPTYQVIRRAFMERMGRSYPLIRDFPVLNPCYNVSGVERPEVPELTLAFADGAVWDFPAENYFIRLDDDVMCLAVLGTPRSGMSIIGNFQQQNFHLVYDLKGNRLGFAPRRCAEV, encoded by the coding sequence ATGGCGCAGCCCGTGGAGAGCTCGTTGCTCCTGTTCTTGGTCCTCCTCTCGCCGTTGGTGGCGTCAGCTGGCATCGCCAAGCTCAACTCTTCTTCGCCCCTGTTTGGCATCGAGTTCCCGCCGTTCAACACCGCCGTCAGCGACACCGGCTGCGACGGCAAGCTGGTGGTAGCCGAGGAGGCGAGGGATGAGCAGACGCAGCCGGCGAGCCTATCCCCATCGCTGAAGCTGCAGATGACCCgtcgcgccgcggcggcgggctggaCGCGGAAAGACTCGTTCTTGGATTCGGCCCAGAAGGACGCGGTCCGCATCGAGACGATGCACcggagggcggcggcacgggccggcggcgagcgggcgtaTTCCCCGCGGCGCGCGCTGTCGGAGCGGCTGGTGGCGACGGTGGAGTCCGGCGTGGCGGTCGGGTCCGGCGAGTACCTGATGGACGTGTACGTcggcacgccgccgcggcggttcCAGATGATCATGGACACCGGCAGCGACCTCAACTGGCTGCAGTGCGCGCCGTGCCTGGACTGCTTCGAGCAGCGCGGGCCGGTGTTCGACCccgcggcgtcctcctcctacCGCAACGTGACCTGCGGCGACCAGCGATGCGGCCTCGTGGCGCCGCCGGAGGCGCCGAGAGCGTGCCACCGCCCCGGCGAGGACCCCTGCCCCTACTACTACTGGTACGGCGACCAGTCCAACACCACCGGCGACCTGGCCCTCGAGTCCTTCACCGTCAACCTCACGGCCCCCGGCGCGTCCCGGCGCGTCGACGGCGTGGTGTTCGGGTGCGGGCACCGGAACCGCGGCCTCTTCCacggcgcggcggggctgcTCGGGCTCGGCCGGGGCCCGCTCTCCTTCGCGTCCCAGCTCCGCGCCGTGTACGGCCACACTTTCTCCTACTGCCTCGTTGACCACGGCAGTGACGTCGCCAGCAAGGTGGTgttcggcgacgacgacgcgctgctgctggcgcaCCCGCGGCTGAACTACACGGCGTTCGCGccggcctcctcgccggcggACACGTTCTACTACGTGCAGCTCAAGGgcgtgctcgtcggcggcgagctcctCAACATCAGCTCGGACACGTGGGGCGTGTCCAAGGACGGGTCCGGCGGCACGATTATCGACTCCGGCACGACGTTGAGCTACTTTGCCGAGCCGACGTACCAGGTGATCCGGCGGGCGTTCATGGAGCGCATGGGCAGGTCGTACCCGCTGATCCGGGACTTCCCGGTGCTGAACCCGTGCTACAACGTGTCCGGCGTGGAGCGGCCGGAGGTGCCGGAGCTGACGCTGGCGTTCGCCGACGGCGCCGTGTGGGACTTCCCGGCGGAGAACTACTTCATCCGGCTGGACGACGACGTCATGTGCCTGGCGGTGCTGGGCACCCCGCGCTCCGGCATGTCCATCATCGGCAACTTCCAGCAGCAGAACTTCCACCTGGTGTACGACCTGAAGGGGAACCGGCTGGGGTTCGCGCCGCGGCGGTGCGCCGAGGTGTag